In Pseudomonas abieticivorans, the genomic window AACCTCTAGGGTGTGGATTAGATCAACTGACCAGAACGGGTGTGGTTGGGTGCGGGCACGCTCACGAGCGGCGTCCACTGCTGCCGCTTTGAATATGCTCCGCCGTAGGCCTTCGGCGACTATGTAATGATCGATCAGCCGAGGAATGTGGCCGTATTCACGTGCCCACCGACGCTTATCCATGCGGGAGCGTTCAGCTAGCACGCGGAAGTAGAAGCTGAAGAGCTTGTACAGATCCTCGGCAGTCACTGCGTAGTGCTTACAGCGGAGACAGTTCATGAAATTCATGCACGTCGCGCCGTCGCGTTTTGGGGCGTACTGACCATTCAGCGGGTCGCCACAGCGACCAAGAGGAATTTCTTTATAGGTGGCGCCGATGGTTGCGGTTAGCAATTCCTGAATCAGCACCTCTCCCATGAATCGCCAGTTTCGAGCGGCATCCTCACCGGGCGCCAGATAGTTTTGATCGGCTATTCGCGGCGTGTTACCGAGCGCAGAGGCAGTGGTCGCAAGATCTCCGTTTGTTAACTCGAAGACGCGGTTCGCAAACGTCTTGCGCAGTCGAGAAATGTTGACCCGCAAAGGCTCTCCATCGCTGTTCTTCAACCCATATAAGGCTACAAGACGTCTGGATCCTCGATCCAAGGCGTTCTGCTGCAACGCTAGAACTCTGCCCAGTGAGCGCGTGGCGCTGTTGCGGTACAACCACACCCGACCTTTTAGGTCGTCCGGCGCTTCAAAATCCAATGGCTCGGTTAAAGCCATAACTCTACGAATGAGGCGCTCCACGTTGAATTTCACGCTTGGCATGGATTCCAGTACCCGCTCTGCTTTCGCATCAGCTCGCAGAGCAACCTTGCTGGATCTGTAGCCACGTCGCTTCCACAACACCAAGAAGACGGTGTTGTCCTTCGGATGCGGTCGCAGGCAGTCACGGCCCATCTCTAGCAAAGGAGTAGTGTTACGCCCGGTGTGCAGAGCAATGATGAGAAAGGCGAAGACCAGCAGTTCTCCAGTCACGACTGGATCATCGGCCCAAATTGGCTTGATTGCCTGCCGTAATGCCGTAGCAAATTCTTGCCGTTCACGCTTCGATAGAGGTGTCTCGCCCTTGGCCTTGCGGCCTAAGTTCGGGAATGGGTTGCGTGGAAAGGTGGCATCATCGCCAGAGGCAACCAGCGGCAGGATGCCGCGCTGCCCGAGAGCGAGAAGCACCGGCTTGGTGTGTGAGTAGTAGCCTTTCTGTGTAAGAGTCGCTACACCCCTTTGAGCGAGGTGACTTAAAAAGCCGTCAATAAGATCTCGGTTCAGATCGTTCGGGGCTAGGTCGCGTTCATAAGCCATTGCCTGGAGTACGCAGTAGTCGAGGAAAAATTTCAGCCCAGAGGTACAGTAGGAGGCTACGGTAGTAGCTGAAACGGTATTATCTTGCCCTGCAAGAAAGCGTTCGATCTGGCGCTGACATACGTAGGTGATGGCATCAATGCCCAAGCCGTACCATTTTGCGAAATCGAAATTCCTGGCGGTCGTAGAGTTGCGCCCAAATTTGATCACGGTGTTCTTTGGTGGCATGGCCTCAGGGAGGATGACGATATTCCCTACCTTGTCGATGCTGTGCTCCACCTGCGGGACACTTAGGTCTGTTTTGGAAAATACCTTGCGCTTTCCCATCAGACCTCTCCTGCCATTTCGTTTAGCTCGTCGTCATATGCCAGCACGGCCTCATCGGCCATTTCGTTGACTAGGTGCAGATAGATCATCGTGGTTTGAATCGAACTGTGACCAAGCGCGCGTTGTAGGTACACCAAAGGATCAATTCCCTGCTGCGGGTTGCGCTGAAGGCTTACCAGGGTGTGGGTAGCGTATGTGTGACGCAGCATGTGCGCATGGACTTCAATTCCAACCCGCTCTCCCGTCTCGACGATGATTCGATTCAAACTCTTGCCGTTGCTTCCATAGGGCTTTCCACGATGATTCAGGAGGAGAGCCTTTTGACCTTTGCCCAGAGACGCCCGCTCACCGCGCAGTTTGGTCACATAGCGGTAGAGTTCGGACATGAATTTCCGGCTGATATGGATATTTCGGACGTTGTTACCCTTGGTCTCCATCCCGCTGCCGTCGAAAGGATCAAGACGAATTCGCAGGTTACGCTCGGTGCGTCCGGCTTTATCCGGGTCGAAAACGTACGCCGTTGGGAACGTAGCCAGTTCGTTACGACGCAGGCCTGTGCGCAGGGCGAGCTGAATCATGATTCGATGATGCGGATTGTCGGCTGCTGCCATAAGAGACTTGGCCTGAGACATGCTTAGAAACTTAGGGAGCGACTTGTGCCTGCGAGGCAGCACATCGTTAACCAGGGCTTTACCACCGCTAGCATCGACATGTTGAAGGAAGCTTGTTTCGCGCTTGACAGTCCGCTCCTCGTGACTGAACGGCAGGCGTTTGACCCAACCTTTCTCCAAGGCGAACTCGTAGAACTTGCAGATATACGTCAGTCGCTGGCGGGTGGTGTTGATTGCAAGCTCACATGTCACGAGGCAGTAGTCTCGGTAGGCAGCCACAAGGCTTTTGGCCTCACCGCGATCTACGTCCCGCCAATCAAGGTCATGGGCCTGAAGGAAGCTGAAGAAATCGTACAGCGCTCGTCCAGTGCTCGGCCAAGACTCTTTGGAGCCAATATCCCCACGGAGGAGGTAGTGACGAAAGAACTGATTAGCTTGAGTGCAGCTCTCCATCGAGTCCCACAACAGAATCGGAAACCCTTGGTAAGGATGTCCTGCAATCACGAATTCCTTGGTGCCCCACACAAGCTCCATTTACCACCCTGTCATAGACCAAAGACGCTGTTTTCCTGTCTGCAAGGATTGGGTGATGGCTGCTGATACAGCCCTTCACTCCCCCTTCAGATAGGTCTATGACTTAATTAACACAACAATCTAACACCTGCAACGCTCCGGATCATAGGGCATTCCTGAGGGTTTGCAGGTGGGCTACCTGGCGGCTGAAATCGGCAGCACTGAGGCGTTGTCGGGGGCGAGGGCGCAAGGCATGGCCAATGG contains:
- a CDS encoding tyrosine-type recombinase/integrase produces the protein MELVWGTKEFVIAGHPYQGFPILLWDSMESCTQANQFFRHYLLRGDIGSKESWPSTGRALYDFFSFLQAHDLDWRDVDRGEAKSLVAAYRDYCLVTCELAINTTRQRLTYICKFYEFALEKGWVKRLPFSHEERTVKRETSFLQHVDASGGKALVNDVLPRRHKSLPKFLSMSQAKSLMAAADNPHHRIMIQLALRTGLRRNELATFPTAYVFDPDKAGRTERNLRIRLDPFDGSGMETKGNNVRNIHISRKFMSELYRYVTKLRGERASLGKGQKALLLNHRGKPYGSNGKSLNRIIVETGERVGIEVHAHMLRHTYATHTLVSLQRNPQQGIDPLVYLQRALGHSSIQTTMIYLHLVNEMADEAVLAYDDELNEMAGEV